The nucleotide sequence GGCGACCCTTGATGTCTTCGCGTGGACGAAGGGCGTGCTGGGGTGGGAAAGCGTACGGCTGATGTCCTTCGATGGCGTGCGGGTGTTGGTGGGGTATGCGTGGATCGTCGCGGCGTTCTTGTTCGAGCTCGGGGGGGCGCTGGGCGACCGGCAACTTCAGTTGATCGCGCACCTGGGTGGGTGGCGACGGCAAGCGAAACACCCGCCAGGCAAGCGGGTGTTGACGTGGGGACTTGAGCGCCTGGCCGTGTACCTCATGATGCAAGAGCAACGCTCGGACCCGAGGCGGCGAGATGAGATCGATACCCTTCTGCACGATCTTTTCGCCCCGTGAACATTTCGTCCGCATCTCAGCCGCGCGCTGCATCCGTCCTTCGGTTCGATCGAAACGCTGGTGAAGGTGATCGATTTGGTGTGCTTGAGGCGCGTGTAGCGGTCGTTGAGGCGGCGCAGGAGGAAGCGTGCAACGGCGCACGGTGAACGTCTAGGCCTTCCGTTCGCGCTCGGCGCGGTTCAAAAACGTGACTCGGGTTGGGCGACGTGAAGGTGCAAGTCGTGCGAAACTCAGCACCAGCAAGCGGTCACATTGCGCCTGACGCGGGTGCGCGAGGAGGCGGGGCATGGACGAGCTGCAACCGTTGAATTCGGAGCGCGAGTTGTACACGGGTGGACGCGTGTACGTCGCGTCGTTTTACACGCCTGCCTACACGGACTTCGCGTCGAACGCTGAAGTGCGCTTCGCGCGAGCCCAGACGCCGAGCGACGCGTTCGTGCGCCTCTCGGTCTACATCAACGCCGGGAAGATCGAGGGGGGCGCGATGACGCTGATCGAGGAAAGCGCGTGGAAGGTGCCGTGCTCGGTCGGCCAGCCCATTCCGGGCGATGTGTGCACGTGCTGCGGCGAGCGGCTACGGCGTGTAGGCCAAGGGTAGCGGCTCACGAAGGACCGCTATCCTTTCGCATTGTGCCGCGAAGAAATCACTGACATGCAATGGTTCCGTCTCCTGCCACTGTTGCCAAGGCAATAGGGTAACGGTCGCCCGTATATTGACCATCGACCCAGCGGCAGCAGCATTCTCTACGGCGTGTATGCAGATTTTGCCAGCGGGACCGTCTGGGCCGCGCCGACCTCAGGCCAGCGCTGGACCAAGGCGCAGATCGGCCGGATCGAGAACCCGTCCACCTTCGGCGAGGACGAGGCAGGCGAGCTGTACGTCGCCGAGTACGGCAGCGGACGCCTCCTGAAGCTGGGGCGATAGGCGCTCCTCAGGCCGTAATGCTCACCACCCGGTAGCTCGCCTGACGCTTACCCAGGTTGACCTCAAAGATCTCGCCCATGGCCCGGCCGAGCAGCGCCCGGCCCACCGGACTCTCGGTGGAGACGCGCGGCATCTGCCCGGCGAGGGCTGAAGCTTCCGGCGGACTGACGAGCTGCAACCTCAGCTCACGGCCTGACCCTACGTCGAGCAGGACCACCACTGATCCCAGCCGGGCCTGACTCGCGCCGTCGGCCGAGGCCTCAATCAATACGGCGTGAGACAGCGTTTCCTCAATGTCGGTGATGCGTTCCTGGGTGGCGAGCAGCTCGCGCTGCGCCTCCGCGAGCCCCAGGCTCTCGTTTTCGTTGGCGTGCATCTGCTCCTGAACCACGCGCCGGGCTTCTTCCAGCCGCCTGTACTCGTGTTCCAGCGTCTGTTGTAAGCGCGCGTAGCCACCCTGGGTCAGTTCTATCCTTTGCGTCACCTGCCGTCCCCCGTCCTGTTGATGCGCGCATGGTGACACAGGGTGACACAGGCCGCCTGGAGGGACCCGCGAATATGAACACTGCCCGCAGCCTTTCCCAAGTCCTGCCAAGCTCCGCCTCATGGAAATGAACCGTGCGACAAGCCACACTCCGGCCATGAAGCTACTGCGTTCCAACCAAAGACGCGCCGCTCTCCTGCTCGCCGCCAGCCTCACCGCCGCCG is from Deinococcus yavapaiensis KR-236 and encodes:
- a CDS encoding GreA/GreB family elongation factor, whose product is MTQRIELTQGGYARLQQTLEHEYRRLEEARRVVQEQMHANENESLGLAEAQRELLATQERITDIEETLSHAVLIEASADGASQARLGSVVVLLDVGSGRELRLQLVSPPEASALAGQMPRVSTESPVGRALLGRAMGEIFEVNLGKRQASYRVVSITA